From one Balaenoptera acutorostrata chromosome 6, mBalAcu1.1, whole genome shotgun sequence genomic stretch:
- the LOC130708408 gene encoding NUT family member 2G-like yields the protein MASEGACPVLGTDVTMNAGASLSAFTAVPFPPPIPGAQHRPPWQQHLPPPITPAFLPGSSLLLPAFPRTPMVANGGRGPSAPGACNLTVQVRSQGRPVEAPQTQTFVVTQAPLNWSAPGALSRSATCPAPVFLATPVMGTVVTAPAVGVSQAGKGGWTPGFPPQAPPPAAQLAPIIRPVNPGPWPHGASREGRLATKQSNASQDGSSKPPSVYSNFRRWQHLKPLARRHFHRSPDAEAFSCFLIPVLRSLARRKPSMTQEEGLRRAVQEWRRLSKLDRRIYYEMAEKFMEFAAEEEMHIQNLQWMQCAQDLPPAAPPKLDPRGPPAPPHRSQRTPEPKAPKEIPPEAVREYVDIMEALVGPVHSATGESDAECGKDGNELKQEEDDTYLDPGLLSYIDKLCSQEDFVTMVEAVIHPRFLAELLSPDPQLDLLALAEELEQEEGLTPKELVQKRLLALKEDEGGPAAPSHSAPGMGSSPSESHAGQGAGQRRTGPLLGPRDASVLREASPVREARGPRDASSEDEEELPSLAFLLASPQSLLPCGLSQTPAPASGLASPGGWGAQSAPQAPSPQRRGLSPPPPAAPKSRKRALCGRPAAAEKLPIPGAGHGVSARPALALGLARPSQPRKRKRDPFVTGKRRKRKHCSQ from the exons CATGTCCAGTGCTGGGAACGGATGTGACCATGAACGCCGGTGCCTCCTTGTCTGCTTTCACGGCagtgcccttccctccacccattcCTGGCGCCCAGCACCGGCCACCCTGGCAGCAGCACTTGCCACCTCCCATCACCCCAGCATTCCTTCCTGGAAGCAGCCTGCTGCTGCCAGCTTTCCCCAGGACGCCTATGGTGGCGAATGGTGGCCGTGGCCCCAGTGCCCCTGGGGCTTGCAACCTCACTGTCCAAGTCAGGTCACAAGGGAGGCCAGTGGAGGCCCCCCAGACTCAGACCTTTGTCGTTACTCAGGCCCCCCTCAACTGGAGCGCTCCAGGGGCCCTCAGCAGGAGTGCTACATGTCCTGCACCCGTATTCTTAGCAACCCCTGTGATGGGGACCGTTGTGACTGCTCCAGCTGTTGGAGTTAgtcaggctggcaagggaggctggaccccaggctttcctcctcaagctccaccaccagctgcccagctggcccctatcattcgcccagtgaaccctgggccatggccacatggcgcttccagggagggccgcctggccaccaagcagtccaacgcctcgcaggatggctcctctaaACCCCCAAGCGTGTACAGTAACTTCCGACGTTGGCAGCACCTCAAGCCCCTGGCCCGGAGACACTTTCACCGgagtcctgatgcagaagctttttcttgctttctcat CCCAGTGCTTCGATCCTTGGCCCGCCGGAAGCCCAGCATGACGCAGGAGGAGGGACTGCggagggccgtgcaggaatggcggCGCTTGAGCAAACTTGACCGGAGGATCTACTACGAGATGGcggaaaa gttcatggaatttgcagccgaggaggagatgcacattcagaatttgcagtgGATGCAGTGCGCGCAGGACCTGCCTCCTGCAGCCCCACCGAAGCTCgatcctcgggggcccccagccccg ccacacagatcccagcggACCCCGGAGCCCAAGGCGCCCAAGGAGATTCCccctgaggctgtgagggagtATGTGGACATCATGGAGGCGCTGGTGGGGCCCGTCCACTCAGCCACAGGCGAATCAGatgcagaatgtggaaaggacggaaatgagcTGAAGCAGGAAGAGGACGACACCTACTTGGACCCGGGTCTCTTGAGCTACATTGACAAGCTGTGTTCTCAGGAAGACTTTGTCACCATG gtggaggcagtcattcaccctcgattcctggcagaattgctttccccagacccacagctggatctcttggcccttgctgaggagctggagcaggaggaaggactcacccctaaagaa ctggtgcagaaacgactcctggccttgaaagaggacgagggtgggccggcagccccgagccacagtgcacccggaatgggctcaagtccatctgagtcccatgccggccaaggtgcc ggtcaaAGGCGCACTGGCCCTCTACTGGGACCCAGGGATGCGTCTGTTCTCAGAGAGGCGTCTCCTGTTCGGGAGGCCCGAGGGCCCAGGGACGCGTCCAGTGAGGACGAGGAGGAGCTCCCCAGCCTGGCCTTCCTCTTGGCCTCTCCGCAGAGCCTGCTGCCTTGCGGGCTGTCCCAGACACCTGCCCCTGCCTCAGGCCTGGCCTCCCCTGGAGGTTGGGGGGCCCAGAGtgctccccaggccccctcccctcagagAAGAGGCCTCAGCCCACCTCCACCAGCCGCTCCCAAGTCGAGGAAGCGGGCTCTGTGTGGGCGCCCAGCCGCTGCTGAGAAGCTGCCCATCCCCGGGGCTGGCCACGGGGTCTCTGCGAGGCCAGCCTTGGCTCTGGGGCTGGCTCGCCCCTCACAGCCGAGAAAGAGAAAGCGTGACCCGTTTGtcacagggaagaggaggaagaggaagcactGCAGCCAGTAG
- the LOC130708409 gene encoding putative serine protease 47 translates to MMSCQGKVRRGQAGVRRESATLAMGTEAWIAQGRGQPVALLWLLLLPVATLELRGSPATATAAPGWAPGAGGAVEGSAPTPEAQRLAPGATGGRGVSTVCGKPKVMGKIYGGQDVVAGQWPWQASLQYQGSHVCGAVLINSHWVVSTAHCFLKKSHAPENYRVLLGSTQLHQHTQHTREMSLSRIIMHPDFEKLHPFGSDIAMLQLLFPVNFTSYIIPACLPVPGMQLPSNSSCWITGWGMLNEETPLPEPFHLQEGKVGFTENKFCNIFYGLRKGKNFSVHEDMLCAGDFSTGKAICQAEDTIELATQEPQHMAPPAPLSLSVTTACLRSSI, encoded by the exons ATGATGTCCTGCCAG GGCAAGGTCAGGCGGGGCCAGGCTGGGGTCAGGCGGGAGTCAGCAACCCTGGCAATGGGCACGGAGGCGTGGATCGCCCAAGGCCGAGGCCAGCCTGTGGCCCTTctctggctgctgctgctgcccgtgGCCACCCTGGAGCTGCGAGGGTCCCCGGCCACGGCCACGGCCGCCCCCGGCTGGGCTCCAGGCGCGGGCGGAGCGGTGGAGGGCAGCGCTCCGACTCCGGAAGCGCAGCGGTTGGCCCCGGGAGCCACAG GTGGCAGGGGAGTCTCCACAGTGTGCGGGAAACCCAAGGTGATGGGGAAGATCTACGGTGGCCAGGACGTGGTGGCTGGCCAGTGGCCATGGCAGGCCAGCTTGCAGTACCAGGGCTCACACGTCTGTGGAGCTGTCCTCATTAACTCTCACTGGGTCGTTTCCACTGCCCACTGCTTTCTGAA AAAATCTCACGCCCCGGAGAACTACCGGGTTCTGTTAGGAAGCACCCAGCTGCACCAGCACACCCAGCACACCCGAGAGATGTCACTGAGCCGGATTATCATGCACCCAGACTTTGAGAAGTTACATCCCTTCGGGAGTGACATAGCCATGTTGCAGCTGCTCTTTCCTGTGAATTTCACCTCCTACATCATCCCCGCCTGCCTCCCAGTCCCTGGCATGCAGCTACCCAGTAACTCATCCTGCTGGATAACTGGCTGGGGGATGCTCAACGAGGAAA CGCCTCTGCCCGAACCCTTCCATCTCCAGGAGGGTAAGGTGGGCTTCACTGAGAACaagttttgtaatatattttacgGACTTAGAAAAGGCAAGAACTTCTCCGTGCATGAGGACATGCTGTGTGCTGGGGACTTCTCGACAGGAAAGGCCATCTGCCAA GCTGAGGACACCATTGAGCTGGCCACCCAGGAGCCCCAGCACatggcccctcctgccccccttaGCCTTTCAGTCACCACAGCCTGTCTGAGAAGTTCCATCTAG